The following are from one region of the Cloacibacterium normanense genome:
- a CDS encoding 30S ribosomal protein S16, translating into MSVKIRLQRHGKKGKPFFHIVVADARARRDGRFIEKLGIYNPITNPATIELDVDSAVKWLNNGAQPTDTARAILSYKGALYKKHLQGGVAKGAFDEAEAEKRFNAWLEAKEAAVNAKKDGLTQSKEAAKKAALEAEAKVNEARIAAAAQAEADAKAAEEAANAEPVAEETTEETPAAEAEGTEAEA; encoded by the coding sequence ATGTCAGTAAAAATTAGATTACAAAGACACGGTAAAAAAGGAAAACCTTTTTTCCACATCGTAGTAGCAGATGCTAGAGCAAGAAGAGATGGTAGATTCATCGAGAAATTAGGAATTTACAATCCAATTACTAACCCTGCAACAATTGAACTAGATGTAGATTCAGCTGTTAAATGGTTAAACAATGGTGCTCAACCAACTGATACTGCTAGAGCTATCCTTTCTTACAAAGGTGCTTTATACAAAAAACACTTACAAGGTGGTGTAGCAAAAGGTGCTTTCGACGAAGCTGAAGCTGAAAAAAGATTCAACGCTTGGTTAGAAGCTAAAGAAGCTGCTGTAAATGCTAAAAAAGACGGTTTAACTCAGTCTAAAGAAGCTGCTAAAAAAGCTGCTCTAGAAGCTGAAGCTAAAGTAAACGAAGCTAGAATTGCTGCTGCTGCTCAAGCAGAAGCTGATGCTAAAGCTGCTGAAGAAGCTGCAAACGCAGAACCTGTAGCTGAAGAAACTACTGAAGAAACTCCAGCTGCTGAAGCTGAAGGAACTGAAGCAGAAGCATAA
- a CDS encoding polyphosphate kinase 2 family protein, which produces MDTNFTDNFLVKENQKFNLKDFNTDYKGDLTKEEGQKMLDAEKKKLYELQEKLYADGSQSLLVVIQAMDAAGKDSLIEHVFGGVNPQGCEVTSFKTPTSKEYSHDFIWRHYLALPEKGKIGIFNRSHYESVLVCKVHPEYNLSEKVWKSTDEIDEKFWKNRYESIKDFEKHISRNGTKIVKIFLHVSKEEQKKRFLDRIAEQEKNWKFSIGDLKERAVFDQYMKAYEEAISETSKDHAPWFMIPADQKWFARLTALQIIINALEEMNLKFPELSAEDKAGLAEAKRQLESE; this is translated from the coding sequence ATGGACACCAATTTCACCGATAACTTTCTTGTGAAAGAAAATCAAAAATTTAATCTCAAAGATTTTAACACCGATTATAAAGGCGACCTCACCAAAGAAGAAGGTCAAAAAATGCTCGATGCAGAGAAGAAAAAACTCTACGAACTTCAAGAAAAGCTTTACGCAGATGGCAGTCAATCACTTTTGGTAGTGATACAAGCGATGGATGCTGCTGGAAAAGACAGTTTGATAGAACATGTTTTCGGTGGAGTAAATCCGCAAGGTTGCGAAGTGACCAGTTTTAAAACGCCAACTTCTAAAGAATACAGTCATGATTTCATCTGGAGGCATTATTTGGCTTTACCAGAAAAAGGGAAAATAGGAATTTTCAACCGAAGTCATTACGAAAGTGTTTTGGTGTGTAAAGTGCATCCTGAATATAATCTAAGCGAAAAAGTTTGGAAATCTACTGACGAAATAGATGAAAAATTCTGGAAAAATAGATACGAAAGTATCAAAGATTTTGAAAAACATATCTCAAGAAATGGAACGAAAATCGTGAAAATTTTCCTTCACGTATCCAAAGAAGAGCAGAAAAAACGTTTCCTAGACCGAATTGCTGAACAAGAAAAAAACTGGAAATTTTCTATTGGCGACTTAAAAGAACGTGCTGTTTTCGACCAATACATGAAGGCTTACGAAGAAGCCATTTCCGAAACCAGTAAAGATCACGCACCTTGGTTTATGATTCCTGCTGACCAAAAATGGTTTGCCAGACTTACGGCGCTACAAATTATCATTAATGCATTAGAAGAAATGAATTTGAAATTTCCTGAACTTTCTGCCGAAGATAAAGCTGGACTTGCGGAAGCAAAAAGACAATTGGAAAGTGAATAA
- a CDS encoding valine--tRNA ligase, protein MQISEKYNPQETEQKWYNYWLENNYFHSTPDNRPPYTIVIPPPNVTGILHMGHMLNNTIQDVLVRRARMQGFNALWVPGTDHASIATEAKVVAKLKSEGINKSDITRDEFLVHAWDWTHKYGGTILEQLKKLGCSCDWDRTRFTMEPKLSAQVIKSFVDLYNKGLIYRGYRMVNWDPEAKTNISDEEVIYKELNGKLWYLKYKIEGSEEFISVATTRPETIFGDVAVCVNPNDEKYAHLKGKNVIVPIVNRVIPIIEDEYVDMEFGTGALKITPAHDINDYEIGQKHNLPMIDSLDDDGKLNEHGLHYNGKDRFEVRKLIAKELEENNLLVKAEDYVNKVGTSERTGAVIEPKISQQWFLKMSEIAKPALDVVMNDEVKFHPEKFKNTYRHWMENIRDWNISRQLWWGQQIPAYYYGEGSEDYVVAENIEEALVLAKEKTNNQQLTTDNLKQDEDALDTWFSSWLWPMSVFDGMLDENNEDIKYYYPTSDLVTGPDIIFFWVARMIMAGLEFKGEVPFKNVYFTGIVRDKQRRKMSKSLGNSPDPIELIEKYGADGVRVGILLSSAAGNDLLFDEDLMLQGRNFATKIWNAFRLIQGWKKEDKPANEADLQTIEWFGNQMNKTIAEINDQFSKFRISDALHLIYKLIWDDFCAWYLEAIKPNYGEGISQEVYDKTIVYFEELMRLLHPFMPFLTEELYQAISERSAEEALVIAQQKKAEPFSEENIKAFETAKELISGVRNYRQSKGISPREAVELFTNAVAFENEAVVKKLANISEINFGNKTDKPSFTFLVGATEVSIPLSENLDLGEEKAKTEEELKYLKGFLISVEKKLSNEKFVAGAPAQVVENERKKQKDAQDKIAILEEKLKTL, encoded by the coding sequence ATGCAAATTTCAGAAAAATATAATCCTCAGGAAACAGAACAGAAATGGTACAATTACTGGTTAGAAAATAATTATTTTCATTCTACTCCAGATAACAGACCTCCTTATACGATTGTAATTCCGCCACCAAACGTGACGGGTATTCTTCACATGGGACACATGTTAAACAATACCATTCAAGATGTTTTGGTCAGAAGAGCCAGAATGCAAGGGTTTAATGCACTTTGGGTTCCGGGAACCGACCACGCTTCTATTGCTACTGAAGCTAAAGTGGTGGCAAAACTGAAATCTGAAGGGATTAATAAATCTGATATTACCCGAGATGAATTTTTGGTTCACGCTTGGGATTGGACGCATAAATATGGCGGAACAATTCTTGAACAGTTAAAGAAATTAGGTTGTTCTTGTGATTGGGACAGAACGCGTTTCACAATGGAACCGAAACTATCTGCTCAAGTCATCAAATCTTTCGTTGATTTATACAATAAAGGTTTGATTTACAGAGGCTATAGAATGGTGAACTGGGATCCAGAAGCCAAAACCAATATTTCTGATGAAGAGGTAATTTACAAAGAACTTAACGGGAAACTTTGGTACCTTAAATATAAAATTGAAGGTTCTGAAGAGTTTATTTCTGTGGCAACGACTCGTCCTGAAACTATTTTTGGAGACGTTGCAGTTTGCGTAAATCCAAATGATGAAAAATATGCTCATCTGAAAGGTAAAAACGTAATCGTTCCGATTGTAAATAGAGTCATTCCAATTATTGAAGATGAATATGTAGACATGGAATTCGGAACTGGAGCGTTGAAAATCACTCCTGCACATGATATCAATGACTACGAAATTGGTCAAAAGCATAATTTGCCAATGATTGATTCTTTAGATGACGATGGTAAACTCAATGAACACGGATTGCATTACAACGGAAAAGATAGATTTGAGGTTAGAAAACTGATTGCTAAAGAATTAGAAGAAAATAATCTTTTGGTAAAAGCCGAAGATTATGTAAATAAAGTAGGAACTTCTGAGAGAACTGGAGCTGTAATTGAACCAAAAATCTCTCAACAATGGTTCCTGAAAATGTCTGAAATTGCGAAGCCAGCTTTGGATGTAGTAATGAATGATGAGGTGAAATTCCACCCAGAAAAATTCAAAAATACATACAGACATTGGATGGAGAACATCCGCGATTGGAATATTTCTCGTCAATTGTGGTGGGGCCAACAAATCCCAGCGTATTATTACGGAGAAGGAAGTGAGGATTATGTAGTTGCCGAAAATATAGAAGAAGCTTTGGTTTTAGCCAAAGAAAAAACCAACAACCAACAACTAACAACTGACAACTTAAAACAAGACGAAGACGCACTCGATACATGGTTCTCTTCTTGGTTATGGCCGATGTCCGTTTTTGATGGAATGTTAGACGAAAACAATGAAGACATCAAGTATTATTATCCGACTTCTGATTTGGTAACAGGTCCAGATATTATTTTCTTCTGGGTAGCCAGAATGATTATGGCAGGATTAGAATTTAAAGGCGAAGTTCCTTTCAAAAATGTATATTTTACAGGAATTGTAAGGGATAAGCAACGCAGAAAAATGTCTAAATCTCTTGGTAATTCGCCAGACCCAATTGAATTGATAGAAAAATATGGTGCAGATGGAGTTAGAGTTGGGATTTTATTGAGTTCTGCTGCTGGAAACGATTTGCTTTTTGATGAAGACTTAATGTTGCAAGGAAGAAACTTCGCGACTAAAATCTGGAACGCTTTCAGACTCATTCAAGGTTGGAAAAAAGAAGACAAACCAGCCAATGAAGCAGATTTGCAAACCATAGAATGGTTCGGAAATCAAATGAATAAAACCATTGCCGAAATCAATGACCAATTCTCAAAATTCAGAATTTCTGATGCGTTGCATTTGATTTATAAACTGATTTGGGACGATTTCTGTGCGTGGTACTTAGAAGCCATTAAACCCAATTATGGAGAAGGAATTTCTCAAGAAGTTTATGATAAAACCATCGTTTATTTTGAGGAATTAATGAGATTGTTGCATCCTTTCATGCCTTTCTTAACGGAAGAATTGTACCAGGCAATTTCGGAAAGAAGCGCAGAAGAAGCTTTGGTGATTGCTCAACAGAAAAAAGCAGAACCTTTCAGCGAAGAAAATATAAAAGCCTTTGAAACGGCTAAAGAATTGATTTCTGGCGTTAGAAACTACCGTCAAAGCAAAGGGATTTCGCCTAGAGAAGCCGTAGAATTATTTACCAATGCTGTTGCTTTTGAAAATGAAGCGGTGGTAAAAAAATTAGCCAACATCTCTGAAATTAATTTCGGAAATAAAACAGATAAACCAAGTTTCACGTTCTTAGTAGGAGCTACAGAAGTTTCTATTCCATTGAGTGAAAACCTTGATTTAGGCGAAGAAAAAGCAAAAACAGAAGAAGAACTAAAATACTTAAAAGGATTCTTAATTTCGGTAGAAAAGAAACTATCTAACGAAAAATTTGTTGCTGGTGCTCCTGCTCAAGTAGTAGAAAATGAGCGCAAAAAACAAAAAGATGCGCAAGATAAAATTGCAATTTTAGAAGAAAAATTAAAAACATTGTAG
- the rpoN gene encoding RNA polymerase factor sigma-54, which produces MLKQNLQIKLGQKLAPQQIQLMKLIQLHTLEFQEELERELEENPALEVVKEDSGDEDDFSSLDSDYESEGSESIDTDFDVDEYLYDDEPSYKTASSNFSADDEDFDNESLLTEGQSLYDYLMEQIHLSSIDDEDLKIAEYIIGNLDNDGYLRREIKAIVDDLAFSQGIYTTQEKVKEILENYVQKLDPAGVGARDLQECLLLQIEKKVSRDKAVILAGNILRHQFDALINKHYGKIINKYDIEEEDLKEALEVISKLSPKVGGNFDTQTITINQEIIPDFVIQIKDGQVIPLLNSRNAPTLRVSEEYKEILSTYSHDKNSAEHKQAALFIKQKLDAAKWYIDAINQRQNTLMQTISAIVKLQKEYFLTGDEKNIKPMILKDVADITGFDISTISRVVKSKYADTPSGIILLKNLFSDSLTNDDGEEVSTKEIKNHLQEVISQEDKRKPLTDDALVDVLKEKGYNIARRTIAKYREQLNIPVARLRKEL; this is translated from the coding sequence ATGCTCAAACAAAACCTACAAATAAAATTAGGACAAAAATTAGCTCCTCAGCAAATTCAGTTGATGAAGTTGATACAGCTTCACACGCTTGAATTTCAGGAAGAGTTAGAGCGTGAGTTAGAAGAAAATCCTGCCTTGGAAGTCGTTAAAGAAGATAGTGGTGATGAGGACGATTTTAGCAGTTTAGACTCGGATTACGAAAGTGAAGGAAGCGAAAGCATAGATACTGATTTTGATGTAGATGAATATTTGTATGATGATGAGCCTTCTTATAAAACCGCTTCTAGCAATTTTTCTGCAGATGACGAAGATTTTGATAACGAAAGTTTATTAACAGAAGGACAATCTTTGTATGATTATTTGATGGAGCAAATTCACTTGTCTAGTATAGACGATGAAGACCTGAAAATTGCAGAATACATCATCGGAAATCTAGATAATGACGGATATTTGAGACGTGAGATTAAAGCTATTGTAGATGATTTGGCTTTTTCGCAAGGGATTTATACCACTCAAGAAAAAGTAAAGGAAATTCTAGAAAATTATGTTCAAAAACTTGATCCAGCTGGAGTAGGAGCGAGAGATTTACAAGAATGCTTGTTGCTACAGATAGAGAAAAAAGTGAGCCGTGATAAAGCGGTAATTCTTGCAGGAAATATTTTAAGACATCAGTTTGATGCTTTAATCAATAAGCATTACGGCAAAATCATTAACAAATATGATATAGAAGAAGAAGATTTAAAAGAAGCACTGGAAGTGATTTCTAAATTGTCTCCAAAAGTTGGCGGTAATTTTGATACACAAACCATCACCATCAATCAAGAAATTATTCCAGATTTTGTGATTCAAATAAAAGATGGACAAGTTATACCGCTTCTCAACAGTAGAAATGCACCTACACTTAGAGTTTCTGAGGAATACAAAGAAATTTTAAGCACCTATTCTCATGATAAAAACTCTGCTGAACATAAACAAGCCGCACTTTTCATCAAACAAAAGTTAGATGCTGCAAAATGGTACATAGATGCCATTAACCAGAGACAAAATACGCTGATGCAAACCATTTCTGCAATTGTGAAATTACAGAAAGAATATTTCTTAACTGGAGATGAAAAAAACATCAAACCGATGATTCTGAAAGACGTAGCAGATATCACAGGATTTGATATTTCTACCATTTCTAGAGTGGTGAAAAGCAAATATGCAGACACACCAAGTGGAATTATTTTGCTCAAAAATTTATTCTCAGATTCATTGACGAATGATGATGGTGAAGAAGTTTCGACCAAGGAAATTAAAAACCACTTACAAGAAGTCATCAGTCAAGAAGACAAGAGAAAACCTCTTACAGACGACGCTTTGGTAGATGTTTTGAAGGAAAAAGGATACAATATTGCCAGAAGAACCATCGCAAAATACAGAGAACAACTCAATATTCCAGTCGCGAGATTGAGAAAAGAATTATAA
- the rimM gene encoding ribosome maturation factor RimM (Essential for efficient processing of 16S rRNA), protein MKKEDCYFLGKITRKHGLKGNVIIKLDTDQPELYHKLEGIFVEVNGLLVPFFVEKQQWGNDNSKIITFKNSSEQLVEQSIGKNVFLPLSTLPKLSGNQFYYHEVIGYEIREEDGKSCGNIVEINDQTAQHYFILKLADKEIIIPIIKGWILEVNREEKFIKMQLPEGLMDVFLTPSKNDEQ, encoded by the coding sequence ATGAAAAAAGAAGATTGCTATTTTTTAGGAAAAATTACCAGAAAACACGGTCTAAAGGGAAATGTAATCATAAAACTAGATACAGACCAACCAGAATTATACCATAAACTGGAAGGGATTTTTGTGGAAGTGAACGGACTTCTCGTGCCTTTTTTTGTGGAAAAGCAACAATGGGGAAATGATAACTCTAAAATCATTACTTTCAAGAATTCTTCTGAACAATTGGTAGAACAATCTATTGGAAAGAATGTTTTTTTACCACTTTCTACCTTGCCTAAACTTTCAGGAAATCAATTTTATTATCACGAAGTCATTGGGTATGAAATCAGAGAAGAAGATGGAAAATCTTGCGGAAACATTGTAGAAATAAACGACCAAACTGCACAGCATTACTTTATTCTAAAATTAGCAGACAAAGAAATCATCATTCCGATTATTAAAGGTTGGATTCTAGAAGTAAACCGTGAAGAAAAATTTATCAAAATGCAATTGCCAGAAGGTTTGATGGATGTTTTCTTAACGCCATCCAAGAATGACGAGCAATAA
- a CDS encoding RNA polymerase sigma factor: MSAFSYLRSLISKKLDSKQKEFSKLVKENQGLIIKVSRLYTNSLEDEQDLFQEIVLQLWRSYDSFKGQSKISTWMYRVALNTAITLFRKKTKSPQTDELMDFHHRDYVEDDDEKQQQITLLYKVIKMLPKVERAIVMMYLDDLPYRDIAENLGITEVNARVKMNRLKKTLKELMTQHA; the protein is encoded by the coding sequence ATGAGCGCATTTTCTTATCTTCGTTCTTTAATTTCTAAAAAATTGGATTCTAAACAAAAAGAATTTTCTAAGTTGGTAAAGGAAAATCAGGGGCTTATTATAAAAGTCTCCAGATTATATACCAATTCTCTGGAAGATGAACAGGATCTTTTTCAAGAAATTGTGTTACAACTTTGGCGCAGTTACGACTCATTCAAAGGACAGTCCAAAATTTCTACTTGGATGTACAGAGTAGCGCTCAATACGGCCATTACGCTTTTCCGAAAGAAAACGAAATCTCCTCAGACTGATGAGTTGATGGATTTTCACCACAGAGATTATGTAGAAGATGATGACGAAAAGCAACAACAAATCACCCTGCTTTATAAGGTGATTAAAATGCTCCCAAAAGTAGAACGTGCGATTGTGATGATGTATTTAGACGATTTGCCTTACCGTGATATTGCAGAAAACCTAGGGATTACAGAGGTAAATGCCCGTGTAAAAATGAACAGACTCAAAAAAACACTTAAAGAATTGATGACTCAACATGCTTAA
- a CDS encoding DUF4241 domain-containing protein, with the protein MSHLENISKLFSKNFVENPMLETFEAGKIHLPSGKLVACDPLITHDMKEFVIHFPVGDFPVFVHKERDSNCIAYVEIVFSNEHVDSFKMATTEGQHIEDLQGEEVFGYPVESGMGCFMDAETQDALNHLENRLFHRKGADFMGIYEEFFHGHFFDENGAIDQFAFLKPDEEKPGNIFAFETGYGEGFYASYIGFGAENQPVKIITEFIEIKSE; encoded by the coding sequence ATGTCACACCTAGAAAACATATCAAAACTTTTTTCTAAAAATTTTGTAGAAAATCCAATGCTAGAAACTTTTGAGGCAGGAAAAATTCATCTTCCTAGCGGAAAGTTAGTCGCTTGTGACCCATTGATTACCCATGACATGAAGGAATTTGTGATTCATTTTCCTGTAGGTGATTTTCCTGTTTTTGTACACAAAGAAAGAGATAGTAATTGTATTGCTTATGTAGAAATAGTGTTCAGTAATGAACACGTAGATTCTTTTAAAATGGCAACTACAGAAGGTCAACATATTGAAGATTTACAAGGAGAAGAAGTTTTCGGGTATCCTGTAGAATCGGGGATGGGTTGTTTTATGGATGCAGAAACTCAGGATGCTCTTAATCATCTAGAAAATAGACTGTTCCATAGAAAAGGAGCAGATTTTATGGGCATTTATGAAGAGTTTTTCCATGGGCATTTCTTTGATGAAAATGGAGCGATTGACCAATTTGCTTTCCTAAAACCAGACGAAGAAAAACCAGGAAATATTTTTGCTTTCGAAACAGGATATGGAGAAGGTTTTTATGCAAGCTATATTGGTTTTGGTGCAGAAAATCAACCGGTTAAAATTATAACGGAGTTTATTGAAATAAAATCTGAATAA
- the asnS gene encoding asparagine--tRNA ligase yields the protein MSKKTIKEILGDYKKLLHHDITIQGWVRAFRSNRFIALNDGSTINNIQIVVDFENFDEEIIKNIKTASSLKITGEVVESEGKGQDIEIIAKKITILGDNFSEEMEKTVLQPKKHSLEVLREQAHLRFRTNLFGAVFRVRSAVSFAIHQFFNQNHFFYMNTPIITGADAEGAGEMFGVTNFDLNQIPRDENGDIDFAQDFFGKKTNLTVSGQLEAETAAMGLGRVYTFGPTFRAENSNTTRHLAEFWMVEPEVAFNNLEDNIDLAENFLKYVIGYVLENCKDDLKFLDQRFAEEQKQKPEKDRAKEGLIEKLENVIKKRFMRVSYSEAIEILLNSKENKKGKFQFPIEEWGADLQSEHERYLVEKHFESPVVLFDYPKEIKAFYMRLNEDGKTVAAMDVLFPGIGEIIGGSQREERLDVLKTKMQEMHVDEHELWWYLDTRKFGSVPHAGFGLGLERLILFVTGMTNIRDVIPFPRTPKNAEF from the coding sequence ATGAGTAAGAAGACCATTAAAGAAATTTTAGGAGATTATAAAAAACTTTTACATCACGATATTACCATTCAAGGTTGGGTAAGAGCATTCCGTTCTAACCGTTTCATCGCGTTGAATGACGGTTCTACGATAAACAACATACAGATTGTAGTAGATTTCGAAAATTTTGACGAAGAAATCATCAAAAATATTAAAACTGCTTCTTCGCTTAAAATTACTGGTGAGGTAGTAGAGAGTGAAGGGAAAGGTCAAGATATAGAAATCATTGCGAAGAAAATTACAATTCTTGGTGATAATTTCTCTGAAGAAATGGAAAAAACTGTTCTTCAACCAAAAAAGCACTCTTTGGAAGTTCTTCGTGAGCAGGCGCATCTTAGATTCAGAACCAATCTTTTCGGAGCGGTTTTCAGAGTGAGAAGTGCGGTGAGTTTTGCAATTCACCAGTTCTTTAACCAAAATCATTTCTTCTATATGAACACGCCAATCATCACAGGTGCTGATGCAGAAGGCGCTGGTGAAATGTTTGGAGTGACGAATTTTGATTTAAACCAAATTCCAAGAGATGAAAACGGAGACATCGATTTTGCACAAGATTTCTTTGGCAAAAAAACCAATTTGACGGTTTCTGGTCAGTTAGAAGCGGAAACCGCAGCGATGGGATTGGGTAGAGTGTATACTTTTGGGCCGACTTTCCGTGCTGAGAATTCTAATACGACAAGACACTTGGCAGAATTCTGGATGGTAGAACCAGAAGTGGCTTTCAATAACTTGGAAGATAATATAGATTTGGCTGAAAATTTCTTGAAATATGTAATCGGTTATGTTCTAGAAAATTGCAAAGATGATTTGAAATTCTTAGACCAGAGATTTGCTGAAGAACAAAAACAAAAACCAGAAAAAGATAGAGCAAAAGAAGGTTTGATAGAAAAATTAGAAAACGTAATTAAAAAGCGTTTCATGAGAGTTTCTTATTCTGAAGCCATCGAAATTCTATTGAATTCTAAAGAAAATAAAAAAGGAAAATTCCAATTCCCAATTGAAGAATGGGGCGCAGATTTACAATCAGAACACGAGCGTTATTTGGTAGAAAAACACTTTGAGTCTCCAGTAGTTTTATTTGATTATCCTAAAGAAATCAAAGCATTCTACATGAGATTAAACGAAGATGGAAAAACCGTAGCGGCAATGGACGTTCTTTTCCCAGGAATTGGAGAAATCATTGGTGGTTCACAAAGAGAGGAAAGATTAGATGTTTTGAAAACTAAAATGCAAGAAATGCACGTAGATGAACACGAACTTTGGTGGTATCTAGATACTAGGAAATTTGGTTCTGTTCCACATGCTGGTTTCGGTTTAGGTCTAGAAAGATTAATCCTTTTTGTAACGGGAATGACCAATATTAGAGACGTAATTCCTTTCCCTAGAACTCCGAAAAACGCTGAGTTTTAA
- a CDS encoding DUF1573 domain-containing protein has protein sequence MKKFIGGLLLIGGFVFSSAQTISFEKTTIDYGTVPVNADGNRVFTFKNTGNKPLILSNVQPGCGCTASEWPKEPVMPGKSAQIKVHYSTANAAPFKKSIDVFSNDPVNGRVVLYIQGTVDANAKTEEKTLAPKK, from the coding sequence ATGAAAAAATTTATTGGCGGTTTGTTGCTTATCGGAGGTTTTGTTTTCTCTTCTGCACAAACTATTTCTTTTGAAAAAACAACTATTGATTACGGTACTGTTCCTGTGAATGCAGATGGAAACAGAGTTTTTACTTTTAAAAATACTGGTAACAAGCCTTTGATCCTTTCTAACGTACAGCCTGGATGTGGTTGCACCGCTTCTGAATGGCCAAAAGAGCCAGTGATGCCTGGAAAATCTGCACAGATTAAAGTTCATTATAGCACTGCAAATGCTGCACCTTTCAAAAAATCTATCGATGTATTTTCTAACGATCCAGTAAACGGAAGAGTGGTTCTATACATCCAAGGAACGGTAGATGCTAATGCTAAAACTGAAGAAAAAACTTTAGCTCCAAAAAAATAA
- a CDS encoding CPBP family intramembrane glutamic endopeptidase, which translates to MKNKTIIRFKNVFIPFSESLILPIILSAIGLKILQEPFFEIYKRVTTPNDFPLNIVNMNSELNFEFIIRAVPALIIAPFFEELIFRKIFIDNLSKLYSVKNAIIFSSICFSLYYLPNFSNLIPTFLLGLVAGYLYIKSKKIIIPMIFHFLCNLIVGLLKLYGKTLLDNIDKLNLNIYYWMFIFFGGILLITGLYTINSKHKNSKLRA; encoded by the coding sequence TTGAAGAACAAAACCATTATTCGATTTAAAAATGTTTTTATTCCATTTAGTGAGAGCTTAATTTTACCAATAATTTTATCAGCTATTGGTTTGAAAATTTTGCAAGAACCATTCTTCGAAATATATAAAAGAGTTACAACTCCAAATGATTTCCCTCTAAATATTGTAAATATGAATTCAGAATTAAATTTTGAATTCATAATTAGAGCAGTTCCTGCATTAATTATTGCACCATTTTTTGAAGAATTAATTTTTAGAAAAATTTTTATTGATAATCTCTCAAAATTATATTCAGTGAAAAATGCTATTATTTTTTCATCAATTTGTTTTTCATTATATTATCTTCCAAATTTCTCTAATTTAATACCAACTTTTCTTTTAGGTTTAGTAGCAGGATACTTATATATAAAATCAAAAAAAATAATAATTCCAATGATTTTTCATTTTTTGTGTAATTTAATTGTTGGGTTATTAAAGCTCTATGGAAAAACTCTTTTGGATAATATTGACAAATTAAATTTAAATATATATTATTGGATGTTTATTTTTTTTGGGGGTATTTTACTAATAACAGGTTTATACACTATAAACTCAAAACATAAAAATTCGAAATTAAGGGCTTGA
- a CDS encoding beta-carotene 15,15'-monooxygenase, translating to MLNEDFNIDQFKKSWQEQPVSDVYNTSEIEGMLNKKSTNYVKYIFWISLAEFLFFAIVGICTIFSTQRSKSFTNILEKLGVQMNDDVEMNFEHLYFALKVFSLLITAIFVFLFYRNYLKIKVECNLKNFILQIIKFKRTVNLFIFTNIGLLIVFSGIITYFIMNVLQAQNIHLNQATLIGFITGIVISIGLGVLMIWLYYRIVYGIIMSRLSRNLEQLQKIEQEQ from the coding sequence ATGCTTAATGAAGATTTCAATATAGACCAATTTAAAAAATCTTGGCAGGAACAACCCGTTTCTGATGTGTATAACACGTCTGAAATAGAAGGAATGCTCAACAAAAAATCTACCAACTATGTGAAATATATTTTCTGGATAAGTTTGGCAGAATTTTTATTTTTCGCCATCGTTGGGATTTGTACGATTTTTTCTACTCAAAGAAGCAAAAGTTTTACTAATATTTTAGAAAAACTAGGCGTACAAATGAATGATGATGTGGAAATGAATTTTGAGCATCTTTATTTTGCCTTGAAAGTCTTTAGTTTACTGATTACCGCGATTTTTGTTTTTCTTTTTTACAGAAATTACCTAAAAATTAAGGTAGAATGCAATTTGAAAAATTTTATTCTCCAAATTATCAAGTTCAAAAGAACCGTTAACCTGTTTATCTTTACTAATATTGGTTTATTGATTGTTTTTTCGGGGATTATTACTTATTTCATTATGAATGTGTTGCAAGCTCAAAACATTCATTTAAATCAAGCCACTTTAATAGGATTTATCACTGGAATTGTAATAAGTATTGGTTTAGGTGTTCTCATGATTTGGTTGTATTACAGAATTGTTTACGGAATTATTATGAGCAGACTGAGCAGAAATCTAGAGCAATTGCAAAAAATAGAACAGGAACAATAA